One genomic window of Pagrus major chromosome 22, Pma_NU_1.0 includes the following:
- the uts1 gene encoding urotensin 1: MYKTLRPLRSTLTGTFQTQRRTDPTGRSSAAASGQNKDMKPVPLLLLLSSVLLSSHLRPAAGRPRTLPGWLDGSGRLQTQQLDEVLLRAAAAGDSTASDLLSDNLLRLLQRRTPDPLRLLPAEEESQDEAVRTAAAQLLKRSEEPPLSIDLTFHLLRNMIQMAKMESQREQAQLNRKVLDEVGK, encoded by the exons ATGTATAAAACGCTCCGTCCTCTCCGGTCGACGCTCACAGGGACTTTTCAGACTCAGAGGAGGACAGATCCCACCGGCCGAAGTTCAGCTGCAGCATCTGGACAGAATAAA GACATGAAGCCAGTccccctgctcctgctcctctcctcggTCCTCCTCTCATCGCACCTCCGCCCCGCCGCCGGCAGACCGCGCACCCTCCCCGGCTGGCTGGATGGCAGCGGCCGCCTCCAGACGCAGCAACTTGACGAAGTGCTCCTGAGAGCGGCCGCCGCCGGAGACAGCACCGCCTCAGATCTACTTAGCGACAACCTCCTGAGGCTTCTCCAGAGGAGGACCCCGGACCCTCTGCGCCTGCtcccagctgaggaggagagccaGGACGAGGCGGTGAGGACGGCGGCGGCGCAGCTGTTGAAGCGGAGCGAGGAGCCGCCGCTGTCCATCGACCTGACCTTCCACCTGCTGAGGAATATGATCCAGATGGCGAAGATGGAGAGCCAGAGGGAGCAGGCGCAGCTCAACCGCAAAGTGCTAGACGAGGTCGGGAAGTAA